A region from the Deinococcus sp. KSM4-11 genome encodes:
- a CDS encoding class I SAM-dependent RNA methyltransferase, producing MSEPLITLEIEKLVAGGLGLARDDSGVVLVRGALPGERVSVTLRTGKGVRQGRVVEILRRSPDRVDGPDLPTADLAHATYAAQLAYKRSFVEEALTRIAKLRHDVAETVPSPEQWHYRNTAQYLITPQGLGYRERRGSGAQVFTDDPLVMAQITAIVDKLDPLHLDPATEVAFRASHKTGEVVAALIGAGEPKVYLRASDHLMDAGVVGVSLAAPAGRRFSAGVQLIAGESEIQEDFGNVQLSISATGFAQVNPPAATLAYRSAAALAGSGDHAVDLYGGTGAIGRHLAAHFRRVTVLDTDAEALDRGRKDLATVPLKNLKFRQGDAALLDEIGADVVVVDPPRAGLDDAARDRLHDSTADRIVYVSCDPATWARDVGDLVRRGWKLGPVTPHDFYPQTSHVEIVTVLDR from the coding sequence ATGTCTGAGCCCCTGATCACGCTGGAAATCGAGAAACTCGTCGCGGGAGGGCTGGGTCTCGCGCGGGACGACTCCGGCGTGGTGCTGGTGCGCGGCGCGCTGCCCGGCGAGCGCGTGTCGGTCACGCTGCGCACCGGCAAGGGCGTCCGGCAGGGCCGCGTCGTCGAGATCCTGCGCCGCAGCCCGGATCGGGTGGACGGCCCGGATCTGCCCACGGCGGACCTCGCGCACGCCACCTACGCCGCGCAACTCGCGTACAAGCGCAGTTTTGTCGAGGAGGCCCTGACCCGCATCGCCAAATTGCGTCACGACGTCGCCGAGACGGTGCCCAGCCCGGAGCAGTGGCATTACCGCAACACCGCGCAGTACCTGATTACACCGCAGGGCCTCGGGTACCGCGAGCGGCGTGGCAGCGGCGCGCAGGTCTTCACCGACGACCCGCTGGTCATGGCGCAGATCACGGCCATCGTGGACAAGCTCGATCCCCTGCACCTCGATCCGGCCACCGAGGTCGCCTTCCGTGCCAGCCATAAGACCGGCGAGGTGGTGGCCGCGCTGATCGGTGCGGGCGAGCCGAAGGTGTACCTGCGGGCCAGCGATCACCTGATGGACGCCGGTGTGGTCGGCGTGTCCCTGGCCGCACCGGCCGGGCGGCGCTTCAGCGCGGGCGTGCAGCTGATCGCCGGGGAAAGTGAGATCCAGGAGGACTTCGGGAACGTGCAGCTCAGTATCTCCGCCACAGGCTTCGCGCAGGTGAACCCGCCGGCGGCCACCCTGGCGTACCGCAGCGCCGCGGCCCTGGCGGGCAGCGGCGACCACGCGGTCGACCTGTACGGCGGCACGGGCGCTATCGGCCGGCATCTCGCCGCGCACTTCCGGCGGGTGACCGTGCTCGACACGGACGCCGAGGCGCTTGATCGTGGCCGCAAGGATCTGGCGACCGTACCCCTGAAGAACCTGAAATTCCGCCAGGGCGACGCGGCGCTGCTCGACGAGATCGGCGCGGACGTCGTGGTGGTCGACCCGCCCCGCGCGGGCCTGGATGACGCGGCGCGGGATCGACTGCACGACAGCACCGCGGACCGCATCGTGTACGTCTCGTGCGATCCGGCCACCTGGGCGCGTGATGTGGGCGACCTCGTCCGGCGCGGCTGGAAGCTCGGGCCTGTCACGCCGCACGATTTCTATCCGCAGACCAGCCACGTGGAGATCGTCACCGTCCTTGACCGCTGA
- a CDS encoding GreA/GreB family elongation factor: MAQASRQVKLTREGFERLQKTLEQEQARLAEATRILQEQMETSSDTEDTGLEDAKREKMNIEARIDELEDTLARATVIEDHENEGRVELGAIVMLANETTKKDMKVQVVSAPEATVTGGSLPRVSEDSPVGKELMGRKKGDAFVVNLDNGKQMKYKVKSIEY; encoded by the coding sequence GTGGCGCAAGCGAGCAGACAGGTGAAACTCACACGGGAAGGCTTCGAGCGCCTTCAGAAGACGCTGGAGCAGGAACAGGCCCGCCTGGCGGAAGCGACCCGCATCCTGCAGGAGCAGATGGAGACCAGTTCCGATACCGAGGACACGGGACTGGAGGATGCCAAGCGCGAGAAGATGAACATCGAGGCGCGCATCGACGAACTCGAGGACACCCTGGCCCGCGCGACCGTGATCGAGGATCACGAGAACGAGGGCCGCGTGGAACTCGGCGCGATCGTCATGCTGGCGAACGAGACCACCAAGAAGGACATGAAGGTGCAGGTCGTGTCGGCCCCCGAGGCGACTGTCACGGGCGGCAGCCTGCCCCGGGTGAGCGAGGACAGTCCGGTCGGCAAGGAACTGATGGGCCGCAAGAAGGGCGACGCCTTCGTGGTGAACCTCGACAACGGCAAGCAGATGAAGTACAAGGTCAAGAGCATCGAGTACTAG
- a CDS encoding response regulator transcription factor yields the protein MLDSETDSPRAISLLLVDDHPVVRKGTRELLEGEADLHVVGEAASGEEAIVKARALSPDVILMDVSMPGMNGIEATKAIKKEQPGVGVLVLTSYDDDAYVFALLEAGAAGYLLKNASEDDLLGAVRAVAAGESALHPSVARKVLERFSANATPTPPEDDLSPRELEVLRVAATGRTNKEIARDLDISPRTVQVHLANIFSKLGVGSRTEAVLYGIKRGWIDPKMV from the coding sequence ATGCTCGACAGCGAAACGGACTCGCCCCGCGCCATCAGCCTGCTGCTCGTGGACGACCACCCGGTCGTGCGCAAGGGCACCCGTGAATTGCTGGAGGGCGAGGCCGACCTGCACGTGGTCGGCGAGGCCGCCAGTGGCGAGGAGGCGATCGTGAAGGCCCGCGCCCTGAGCCCCGACGTGATCCTGATGGACGTGTCCATGCCCGGCATGAACGGCATCGAGGCGACCAAGGCCATCAAGAAGGAGCAGCCGGGCGTGGGCGTGCTGGTGCTCACCAGCTACGACGACGATGCCTACGTGTTCGCGCTGCTCGAAGCGGGCGCGGCCGGGTACCTGCTGAAGAACGCCAGCGAGGACGACCTGCTGGGGGCCGTGCGCGCCGTCGCCGCCGGCGAGAGTGCCCTGCACCCCAGCGTGGCGCGCAAGGTGCTGGAACGCTTCAGCGCGAACGCCACGCCCACCCCGCCCGAGGACGACCTGAGCCCCCGCGAACTGGAAGTCCTGCGCGTGGCCGCCACGGGGCGCACCAACAAGGAAATCGCCCGCGACCTGGACATCAGCCCGCGCACGGTGCAGGTGCACCTGGCCAACATCTTCTCCAAGCTGGGTGTCGGCAGCCGCACCGAGGCCGTCCTGTACGGCATCAAGCGCGGCTGGATCGACCCGAAGATGGTGTGA
- a CDS encoding ABC transporter substrate-binding protein, whose amino-acid sequence MSPRTTTALTLATLTLALAACSNKTQSSAATSTLVVQESADIPTLDPGTTYDTGSGQVVENLYETLVTYKGTSIRDLAPLLATEWQEAQGGREYRFTLRQNVKFHTGNPFACADAEYTFRRNLVTNTADSGNWFLSESLLGTSSNANDDASITWQRITDAVKCDGQTLVFTLPKADPAFLAKLAYTGQGIVDSQHAIKIGEWDGTEATWKAAVGKDLTGSPLAQQPSGTGAYKLVEKTATALTATAFGDYWGDKPAITNILIQKVPEQAARLQAFEKGDADLIETGGRPVIEAQLRGKDGISILDNLPDTSAFGISMNEAIKGAATGSGQLDGQGIPANFFSDVNVRRGFVAAFDVPTYIKEVQGGQGEARNFLLPDTFPGYDAELDGAKFDLDAARTAFQQAWGGQVWDKGFTVNVSYRAGSVPAQTGMELLKKNIEALNPKFKVTIVPKEWSEIIKGSNQGTEAMVMTGWSPDYADPDNFVTTFYASTGYYNPRINVKDSQIDTWISEARSTTDAARRSELYGQVAGRALDQAYYLLMPSNPGIIAYRSTLKGIGTDTFNPMIAFRTGTLWKTLSKS is encoded by the coding sequence ATGAGCCCCAGAACCACCACCGCCCTGACCCTCGCCACCCTCACGCTGGCCCTCGCAGCGTGCAGCAACAAGACCCAGTCGAGCGCCGCGACCTCCACGCTGGTCGTGCAGGAAAGCGCCGACATCCCCACCCTCGATCCCGGCACCACCTACGACACCGGCAGCGGTCAGGTCGTCGAGAACCTCTACGAGACCCTGGTGACCTACAAGGGCACCTCCATCCGCGACCTCGCGCCCCTGCTGGCCACCGAGTGGCAGGAAGCCCAGGGCGGCCGTGAATACCGCTTCACGCTGCGCCAGAACGTCAAGTTCCACACCGGCAACCCCTTCGCCTGCGCGGACGCCGAGTACACCTTCCGTCGCAACCTCGTGACCAACACCGCCGACAGCGGCAACTGGTTCCTCTCGGAAAGCCTGCTGGGCACCTCCAGCAACGCGAACGACGACGCCAGCATCACGTGGCAGCGCATCACGGACGCCGTGAAGTGCGACGGCCAGACGCTGGTGTTCACCCTGCCCAAAGCCGACCCGGCGTTCCTCGCCAAGCTCGCGTACACCGGCCAGGGCATCGTGGACAGTCAGCACGCCATCAAGATCGGCGAGTGGGACGGCACCGAGGCCACCTGGAAGGCCGCCGTCGGCAAGGATCTGACGGGCAGTCCCCTCGCGCAGCAGCCCAGCGGCACCGGCGCGTACAAACTCGTCGAGAAGACCGCGACCGCCCTGACCGCCACCGCCTTTGGCGACTACTGGGGCGACAAACCCGCCATCACGAACATTCTGATCCAGAAGGTGCCCGAGCAGGCCGCCCGCCTCCAGGCCTTCGAGAAAGGGGACGCCGACCTGATCGAGACGGGCGGCCGCCCGGTCATCGAGGCGCAGCTGCGCGGCAAGGACGGGATCTCCATCCTCGACAACCTCCCGGACACCAGCGCCTTCGGGATCAGCATGAACGAGGCCATCAAGGGCGCGGCGACCGGCAGCGGCCAGCTGGACGGGCAGGGCATCCCCGCGAACTTCTTCAGCGACGTGAACGTCCGGCGGGGCTTCGTGGCCGCGTTCGACGTGCCCACGTACATCAAGGAAGTGCAGGGCGGCCAGGGTGAGGCCCGTAACTTCCTGCTGCCCGACACCTTCCCCGGCTACGACGCCGAACTCGACGGCGCGAAATTCGACCTGGACGCCGCCCGAACCGCCTTCCAGCAGGCCTGGGGCGGCCAGGTGTGGGACAAGGGCTTCACGGTGAACGTCTCGTACCGCGCCGGGAGCGTGCCGGCCCAGACCGGCATGGAACTGCTCAAGAAGAACATCGAGGCGCTGAACCCCAAGTTCAAGGTGACCATCGTGCCGAAGGAATGGAGCGAGATCATCAAGGGCAGCAACCAGGGCACCGAGGCCATGGTCATGACCGGCTGGTCCCCTGACTACGCCGACCCCGACAACTTCGTGACCACCTTCTACGCGTCCACCGGCTACTACAACCCCCGGATCAACGTGAAAGACTCCCAGATCGACACGTGGATCAGCGAGGCCCGCAGCACCACCGACGCGGCCCGCCGCAGCGAGCTGTACGGGCAGGTCGCCGGGCGCGCCCTGGATCAGGCGTACTACCTGCTGATGCCCAGCAATCCCGGCATCATCGCCTACCGCAGCACGCTCAAGGGAATCGGCACCGATACCTTCAATCCCATGATCGCCTTCCGCACCGGCACGCTCTGGAAGACCCTCAGCAAGAGCTGA
- a CDS encoding Cof-type HAD-IIB family hydrolase — translation MADSTLPESTRRVRAAGSRPRLIATDLDGTLLRSDLSVSARTRAALDAARAAGIHVVPVTARQPRGVRFIAEQAGFTEWALCGNGAHGIHLGTGQTLFAAHVAADVQRAVALALAGRVPGTLFVSVRQGGEVFVAQAGYAQIADFQDHKREPADMGAHSLEDVLAEPSLKFIVRHPTLTPRELFPHLHALNLPGFAVTHSGAPFLEVLAEGVSKAWGLERLCAHLGVARSEVLAFGDAPNDAEMLAWAGRGVAMANADPEARDAADDVTTSNDEDGVAAILEHLL, via the coding sequence ATGGCTGATTCCACCCTCCCCGAATCCACACGGCGCGTCCGGGCCGCCGGTTCCCGGCCACGCCTGATCGCCACCGACCTCGACGGCACCCTGCTCCGCAGTGACCTGAGCGTCAGCGCGCGCACGCGGGCCGCCCTGGACGCGGCCCGCGCCGCCGGAATCCACGTCGTTCCGGTCACCGCCAGGCAACCGCGCGGCGTGAGGTTCATTGCGGAGCAGGCGGGCTTCACGGAGTGGGCACTGTGCGGAAACGGTGCGCACGGCATTCATTTGGGCACCGGGCAGACCCTGTTCGCGGCGCACGTGGCCGCCGACGTGCAGCGGGCCGTAGCGCTGGCCCTGGCCGGGCGGGTGCCGGGCACGCTGTTCGTCTCCGTGCGGCAGGGCGGCGAGGTGTTCGTCGCGCAGGCCGGGTACGCCCAGATCGCGGACTTCCAGGATCACAAGCGTGAACCGGCAGATATGGGCGCGCATTCCCTGGAGGACGTGCTCGCCGAGCCCAGCCTGAAGTTCATCGTGCGCCATCCCACCCTGACCCCGCGCGAACTGTTTCCGCACCTGCATGCCCTGAACCTGCCGGGCTTCGCGGTGACGCACTCGGGCGCTCCCTTTCTGGAAGTGCTGGCCGAGGGCGTGAGCAAGGCCTGGGGACTGGAACGCCTGTGCGCCCACCTGGGCGTGGCCCGGTCGGAGGTGCTGGCCTTCGGGGACGCGCCCAATGACGCCGAGATGCTCGCGTGGGCCGGGCGCGGCGTGGCCATGGCGAACGCCGACCCCGAGGCCCGTGATGCGGCCGACGACGTCACCACCAGCAACGACGAGGACGGCGTGGCGGCCATCCTCGAGCACCTGCTGTGA
- a CDS encoding glycoside hydrolase family 125 protein, which yields MPYPAVHRLMAQMQRELQDRPQLAQTFANCFPNTLDTTVKLLDDGTSFVFTGDIPAMWLRDSSAQVSHYLPLARHDPDLRRLISGLIRRQAMYLAIDPYANAFNAQPDGSGHGADQPPQGPWVWERKFELDSLCYPVSLLFRYWRATDDRDVFTPEVVQMLHTVLDVMGTEQRHETSAYRFERPDPWLPSDTLSHGGRGAPVAYTGMVWSGFRPSDDACTYGYLIPANMFAVVVLGQLAELARDVLNDPALAGRAEKMQAEIERGIQTYGVVEHPTHGRMYAYETDGLGHHVLMDDANVPSLLSVPYLGYRPADDPTYLNTRRFVLSSDNPYYFQGLHAAGVGSPHTPGGLIWPIALAMQGLTSTDPDERHRLLDMLERTTAGTAYMHESFHPDDPATFTRPWFAWANSLFAEFVVASIPVPDIQDAPEPG from the coding sequence ATGCCCTACCCCGCCGTTCACCGCCTGATGGCCCAGATGCAGCGCGAGTTACAGGACAGGCCGCAGCTGGCCCAGACCTTCGCCAACTGCTTTCCCAATACCCTCGACACCACCGTCAAGCTGCTGGACGACGGCACCAGCTTCGTGTTCACCGGCGATATCCCCGCCATGTGGCTGCGGGATTCCTCGGCGCAGGTCAGCCACTACCTGCCGCTGGCCCGCCACGACCCGGACCTGCGCCGGCTCATCTCGGGCCTGATCCGGCGTCAGGCGATGTACCTGGCCATCGATCCCTATGCCAACGCCTTCAACGCCCAGCCCGACGGCAGCGGCCACGGGGCCGACCAACCGCCGCAGGGGCCGTGGGTGTGGGAGCGCAAGTTCGAGCTGGATTCACTGTGCTACCCGGTGTCGCTGCTGTTCCGTTACTGGCGGGCCACGGACGACCGCGACGTGTTCACTCCGGAGGTCGTGCAGATGCTGCACACCGTGCTGGACGTGATGGGCACCGAGCAGCGCCACGAGACCTCCGCCTACCGGTTCGAGCGGCCCGATCCGTGGCTGCCCAGCGACACGCTCAGCCACGGCGGCCGAGGCGCCCCCGTGGCCTATACCGGCATGGTCTGGTCGGGTTTCCGCCCCAGCGACGACGCCTGCACCTACGGCTACCTGATTCCGGCCAACATGTTCGCGGTGGTCGTGCTGGGGCAGCTGGCCGAACTGGCGCGCGACGTGCTGAACGACCCGGCGCTGGCCGGACGCGCCGAGAAGATGCAGGCCGAGATCGAACGTGGGATTCAGACCTACGGCGTGGTCGAGCACCCCACCCACGGCCGCATGTACGCCTACGAGACCGACGGCCTGGGCCACCACGTGCTGATGGACGACGCGAACGTGCCCAGCCTGCTCTCGGTTCCGTACCTGGGCTACCGGCCGGCCGACGACCCCACCTACCTGAACACGCGGCGCTTCGTGCTCAGCAGCGACAATCCGTACTACTTCCAGGGTCTCCACGCGGCGGGCGTGGGCAGTCCGCACACGCCGGGCGGACTGATCTGGCCGATCGCGCTGGCCATGCAGGGCCTGACCTCGACCGATCCGGACGAGCGCCACCGGCTGCTGGACATGCTGGAGCGCACCACCGCCGGCACGGCCTACATGCACGAGAGCTTCCATCCGGACGATCCCGCAACCTTCACGCGGCCGTGGTTCGCGTGGGCCAACAGCCTGTTCGCGGAGTTCGTGGTCGCCAGCATCCCGGTACCCGACATTCAGGACGCGCCGGAGCCGGGCTGA
- a CDS encoding sugar MFS transporter, producing MTAHPPPLSLRLLGAGSAAFFTLGVLQPMYGPLFPFFQSHFGVSTASVGVIASAHFVGSAITPPLAGLVLMRLSTRRVVVGCLLLLLLAALLVGFAPSWPLAVGAAVLGGVSQGGLASAINAYLASAGTRAISFANAVFGLASMLAPLVAVWLAPQGLMWPFVVVAGLAALSLLAARVWGVPAMPLPAAQAPSWRVGRSLSLFVVMLILYVGLEVGFGAWGSKHMTGIGFPQAALIVSLYWGGFTLGRALASAFGARFRPGSLVLGCAALATGFAVLGTVPVLAPFTYPLAGLALGPIFGVSMVWAAQLLPVRLIPFLLVSGSVGGILIPWLIGLSFARSGPVAVPMIMTVLGGLLCVLVAVTMRVTRRRVAVDVRPAA from the coding sequence GTGACCGCTCACCCGCCCCCACTTTCCCTTCGTCTGCTGGGGGCCGGCAGCGCCGCGTTCTTCACGCTGGGCGTGCTGCAACCCATGTACGGCCCGCTGTTCCCGTTCTTCCAGTCGCACTTCGGGGTGAGCACCGCCTCGGTCGGGGTGATTGCCAGCGCGCATTTCGTGGGGTCGGCCATCACGCCCCCGCTGGCGGGCCTGGTTCTCATGCGCCTCAGCACCCGGCGGGTCGTGGTGGGGTGCCTGCTGCTGCTGCTGCTGGCGGCGCTGCTGGTGGGCTTTGCCCCCAGCTGGCCATTGGCGGTCGGGGCGGCGGTGCTCGGCGGCGTCTCACAGGGCGGCCTGGCCAGCGCCATCAACGCCTACCTGGCCAGTGCGGGCACGCGGGCCATCAGTTTCGCGAACGCGGTGTTCGGGCTGGCCAGCATGCTCGCGCCGCTGGTGGCCGTGTGGCTCGCGCCGCAGGGACTGATGTGGCCGTTCGTGGTCGTGGCGGGCCTGGCAGCGCTGTCGCTGCTGGCCGCGCGGGTGTGGGGCGTGCCGGCCATGCCGCTCCCGGCCGCGCAGGCTCCCAGCTGGCGGGTGGGCCGTTCCCTGAGCCTGTTTGTGGTCATGCTGATTCTCTACGTGGGGCTGGAAGTGGGATTTGGGGCGTGGGGCAGCAAGCACATGACGGGCATCGGCTTTCCGCAGGCGGCCCTGATCGTCAGCCTGTACTGGGGTGGCTTCACGCTGGGCCGCGCGCTGGCGAGCGCCTTCGGAGCGCGCTTCCGGCCCGGTTCCCTGGTGCTGGGCTGCGCCGCCCTGGCGACCGGGTTCGCCGTGCTGGGCACCGTGCCCGTGCTCGCTCCCTTCACGTACCCGCTGGCCGGGCTGGCGCTCGGGCCAATCTTCGGCGTCTCGATGGTCTGGGCGGCCCAGCTGCTGCCGGTGCGCCTGATCCCGTTTCTGCTGGTGTCGGGCAGCGTGGGCGGCATCCTGATTCCATGGCTGATCGGGCTGTCCTTCGCGCGGAGTGGCCCGGTCGCGGTGCCGATGATCATGACCGTGCTGGGCGGGCTGCTGTGCGTGCTGGTCGCCGTCACGATGCGCGTGACGCGGCGGCGCGTCGCCGTGGACGTCCGCCCGGCCGCCTGA
- a CDS encoding GAF domain-containing protein has protein sequence MTLPPFPLALTNASTVPQFGAALAEFACRVAGAHGVQVWVVQDAHLEVVAEEGRGLGLSDGTLAGRALAESVLLEEGMLAALPFGCGVVEFVGARPEGIEALLTVSPLFTLALEGVQAREARRGHGRIAETVEGLVRRLGGSLDLPQVLTVTAQSAALALGFSRAFVGLFDQVVEGVARTGEVFTYGFDDAFTGGIGVGPVTFERLMNRGEAIRYERVRDAGTPYAASLAELGSEAAVLAPLSARGRPLGLLYVDSRTPGAGATEDDARLVLALAEQASLAIDNARLYALETRKREAAEALREAGAALAGSLHLSDTLPRVLERAMALFRADAAAVYEQQPDGRTLNIRSAVGLPSEYVLRVRAKVGAGVTGRAAEQREVVAARDLTTEHYGGGSRYTRQLLAQGKYPYRGVVGLPLLTRAGVFGVLTLYWEATLPLDEDDQALLGVFAAQASLAIENARLYEEELRRERESAVLLNVGRLLGEDQGDETLAEAARLATLALNGGRGLLALTDEYGAVTRCATYNLHPPRPEELASLLSQLGRGPRPLARRACLPVAGSGLIVPLHGGEGDGRGLLGFLYADDPGTDPPSDRVLALARSVADQMALTLTRERLLTALEREEARYRQLAEGAHDLILSADVRGMVTYANPAAGRLLEPLTGPLVGSQVLALPTPATQDALRIAWMAASTSLAGGRAEIQVGPYRLEVRLSAVGAGEGVLLVARDLSELQTLAEEITRRGQALEAATSRQTELRTYLTLFTQAQEEERRRISRELHDDTAQVLTATTRRVARLARDLDGEKRERADDILSDLDAAIESVRRFARNLRPSVLDDLGLLPALEWLAGQAHTETRLEVSGQERRLGPATELTVFRLSQEALNNVDKHAQAHTAAIRVAFREDHVRVAISDDGRGFTPEQADAQAQAGHLGLIGLRERVELAGGELEVVSAPGQGTTLVFNLPG, from the coding sequence ATGACCCTGCCACCCTTTCCCCTGGCCCTCACCAACGCCTCGACCGTGCCGCAGTTCGGTGCGGCGCTGGCCGAATTCGCTTGCCGGGTGGCGGGGGCGCACGGCGTGCAGGTCTGGGTGGTGCAGGACGCCCACCTGGAGGTGGTGGCCGAGGAGGGCCGGGGCCTGGGCCTGAGTGACGGCACGCTTGCCGGGCGGGCGCTGGCCGAGAGCGTACTGCTGGAGGAGGGCATGCTGGCGGCCCTGCCGTTCGGCTGCGGCGTGGTTGAGTTCGTGGGGGCGCGGCCGGAGGGCATCGAGGCGCTGCTGACGGTCTCGCCGCTGTTCACGCTGGCGCTGGAGGGCGTGCAGGCGCGAGAGGCGCGGCGCGGGCACGGGCGGATCGCGGAGACGGTGGAGGGCCTGGTACGGCGGCTGGGGGGCAGTCTGGATCTGCCCCAGGTGCTCACGGTAACGGCGCAGAGCGCGGCGCTGGCGCTGGGCTTCTCACGGGCCTTCGTGGGCCTGTTCGACCAGGTGGTGGAGGGCGTGGCGCGCACGGGTGAGGTGTTCACGTACGGCTTCGACGATGCCTTCACCGGGGGAATCGGGGTGGGGCCGGTGACGTTCGAGCGGCTCATGAACCGGGGCGAGGCGATCCGCTACGAGCGCGTGCGCGACGCCGGAACACCCTACGCAGCGAGCCTGGCGGAACTGGGCTCCGAGGCGGCGGTGCTGGCTCCCCTCAGTGCGCGGGGGCGGCCGCTGGGGCTGCTGTACGTGGATTCCCGCACGCCGGGCGCGGGCGCGACCGAGGACGATGCGCGGCTGGTGCTGGCGCTGGCCGAGCAGGCATCCCTGGCCATCGACAACGCGCGGCTGTACGCGCTAGAGACCCGCAAGCGCGAGGCCGCCGAGGCGCTGCGTGAGGCGGGAGCGGCCCTGGCGGGCAGTCTGCACCTCTCGGACACGCTGCCGCGCGTGCTGGAGCGGGCCATGGCGTTGTTCCGCGCCGATGCGGCGGCGGTGTACGAGCAGCAGCCGGACGGCCGGACGCTGAACATCCGCAGCGCGGTGGGGCTGCCCAGCGAATATGTGCTGCGCGTGCGCGCGAAGGTGGGGGCCGGGGTAACAGGCCGGGCGGCCGAGCAGCGCGAGGTGGTGGCGGCGCGCGACCTGACCACCGAACATTACGGCGGCGGCAGCCGGTACACGCGGCAACTGCTGGCCCAGGGCAAGTACCCGTACCGGGGCGTGGTGGGCCTGCCGCTGCTCACGCGCGCGGGGGTGTTCGGCGTCCTGACCCTGTACTGGGAGGCCACGCTCCCGCTCGACGAGGATGACCAGGCGCTGCTGGGCGTGTTCGCCGCGCAGGCCTCTCTGGCCATCGAGAATGCCCGGCTGTACGAGGAGGAACTGCGCCGCGAGCGCGAGTCGGCGGTGCTGCTGAACGTGGGCCGCCTGCTGGGCGAGGACCAGGGCGACGAGACGCTGGCAGAGGCGGCTCGGCTGGCGACCCTGGCCCTCAACGGTGGGCGCGGTCTGCTCGCCCTGACTGACGAGTACGGCGCGGTGACACGCTGCGCGACGTACAACCTGCATCCACCGCGTCCGGAGGAACTGGCGTCCCTGCTGTCGCAACTGGGGCGGGGGCCGCGCCCGCTGGCACGCCGGGCGTGCCTGCCGGTGGCGGGCAGCGGCCTGATCGTGCCCCTGCACGGCGGCGAGGGCGATGGCCGGGGCCTGCTGGGCTTCCTGTACGCGGACGATCCGGGCACCGATCCGCCCAGCGACCGGGTGCTGGCGCTGGCCCGCTCGGTGGCCGACCAGATGGCCCTGACCCTCACGCGCGAGCGGCTGCTGACTGCCCTGGAACGGGAGGAGGCCCGCTACCGGCAGCTCGCGGAGGGCGCGCACGACCTGATCCTCAGCGCGGACGTGCGGGGCATGGTGACGTACGCGAACCCGGCGGCCGGGCGGCTGCTCGAACCCCTGACCGGGCCGCTGGTGGGTTCCCAGGTGCTGGCGCTGCCCACTCCAGCCACGCAGGACGCTCTGCGGATCGCGTGGATGGCCGCCTCGACCAGCCTCGCGGGGGGCCGGGCGGAGATCCAGGTCGGCCCGTACCGCCTGGAGGTACGCCTGAGCGCCGTCGGGGCGGGGGAGGGCGTGCTGCTCGTCGCGCGGGATCTCTCGGAACTCCAGACGCTGGCCGAGGAGATCACGAGGCGCGGGCAGGCGCTTGAAGCCGCGACCAGCCGCCAGACGGAGCTGCGCACGTACCTGACGCTGTTCACGCAGGCACAGGAAGAGGAACGCCGCCGGATCTCGCGCGAACTGCACGACGACACCGCGCAGGTGCTGACCGCCACGACCCGCCGCGTGGCCCGGCTCGCCCGGGATCTGGACGGCGAGAAACGCGAGCGGGCCGACGACATCCTGAGCGACCTGGACGCGGCCATCGAGAGCGTCCGGCGGTTTGCCCGGAACCTGCGGCCCAGCGTGCTGGACGACTTGGGCCTGCTGCCCGCGCTGGAATGGCTGGCCGGTCAGGCCCACACGGAGACGCGTCTGGAAGTCAGCGGCCAGGAACGCCGCCTGGGGCCGGCGACGGAACTCACCGTCTTCCGCCTGTCGCAGGAGGCGCTGAACAACGTCGATAAGCACGCACAGGCCCACACCGCTGCCATCCGCGTTGCCTTCCGCGAGGATCACGTCCGGGTGGCGATCAGCGATGACGGCCGGGGGTTCACGCCCGAGCAGGCCGACGCGCAGGCGCAGGCCGGACACCTGGGACTGATCGGACTGCGCGAGCGGGTGGAACTGGCCGGCGGGGAACTGGAGGTCGTCAGCGCGCCCGGCCAGGGCACCACGCTGGTCTTCAACCTGCCCGGGTGA